One window of the Pseudofrankia sp. DC12 genome contains the following:
- the glmU gene encoding bifunctional UDP-N-acetylglucosamine diphosphorylase/glucosamine-1-phosphate N-acetyltransferase GlmU, translating into MTQARLAATIVLAAGAGARMRSSKPKVLHSVGGRTLLDHVLAAAAPLGAPDTVVVVGHGRETVAESLEGRHGLRLVVQDRQGGTGHAVRAAMDVLDGLRSADAVAVLPGDTPLLTRATLAKLVRLHTGCAAAASVLTAVVDDPTGYGRIVRDSSSIPRPATGADTPAGAAPGGSVLAIVEQRDADPATAAIREINAGVYVFTVGALRSALSRLTTDNAQGEEYLTDVIGLLVAGGESVSAHVTPDATEIAGVNDRVQLAAAGAALRDRLAAAAMLAGTTIVDPATTWIDADVTFEPDSTVLPNTHLRGATHLAAGSVVGPDTTLTDTTVGAEACVERSTVTQSWIGPGASVGPYAHLRPGTRLGANGRIGAYVETKAAEIGAETKVPHLAYVGDAIIGERSNIGCSTVFANYDGVHKHKTVIGSDVRIGSDTVLVAPVVVGDGAYTGAGAIVKQDVAPGALAITEGRQRTIEGWVERSRPGTAAALAARRAQETSATKEALAAAEPLTMN; encoded by the coding sequence GTGACGCAGGCACGTCTGGCGGCCACCATCGTCCTGGCGGCGGGCGCCGGTGCGCGAATGCGGTCGTCCAAGCCGAAGGTGCTGCACAGCGTCGGCGGGCGGACCCTGCTCGACCACGTGCTGGCCGCCGCGGCACCGCTGGGAGCGCCGGACACGGTCGTGGTCGTCGGGCACGGCCGCGAGACGGTGGCGGAGTCGCTGGAAGGGCGCCACGGGCTGCGCCTGGTCGTGCAGGACCGGCAGGGCGGCACCGGGCACGCGGTCCGCGCGGCGATGGACGTCCTGGACGGCCTGCGCTCGGCGGACGCCGTCGCGGTGCTTCCAGGCGACACCCCGCTGCTCACGCGGGCGACGCTGGCCAAGCTGGTACGCCTGCACACCGGCTGCGCGGCCGCGGCGAGCGTGCTGACCGCGGTCGTCGATGACCCGACGGGCTACGGCCGCATCGTCCGCGACAGCTCCTCGATCCCCAGACCGGCGACCGGTGCGGACACCCCGGCAGGCGCGGCGCCGGGCGGCTCAGTCCTGGCGATCGTCGAGCAGCGGGACGCCGACCCGGCCACCGCCGCGATCCGCGAGATCAACGCGGGCGTCTACGTCTTCACCGTCGGCGCGCTGCGCTCGGCACTGAGCCGGCTGACGACGGACAACGCGCAGGGCGAGGAGTACCTCACCGACGTGATCGGCCTGCTGGTCGCCGGCGGCGAGTCAGTGTCGGCCCACGTCACGCCGGACGCCACGGAGATCGCCGGGGTGAACGACCGGGTGCAGCTGGCCGCGGCCGGCGCGGCGCTGCGAGACCGGCTGGCCGCCGCGGCGATGCTCGCGGGCACCACGATCGTCGACCCGGCGACGACCTGGATCGACGCCGACGTGACCTTCGAGCCCGACAGCACGGTGCTGCCGAACACCCATCTGCGCGGCGCGACCCATCTGGCGGCGGGCAGCGTCGTCGGGCCGGACACCACGTTGACCGACACGACCGTCGGGGCGGAGGCCTGCGTGGAACGCAGCACGGTCACCCAGTCGTGGATCGGGCCGGGCGCCAGCGTCGGGCCCTACGCCCATCTGCGGCCGGGCACCCGGCTGGGCGCGAACGGCCGGATCGGCGCCTACGTGGAGACGAAGGCCGCCGAGATCGGCGCCGAGACGAAGGTGCCGCACCTGGCCTACGTCGGTGACGCCATCATTGGCGAGCGGTCGAACATCGGGTGCAGCACCGTGTTCGCGAACTATGACGGGGTGCACAAGCATAAGACCGTGATCGGCTCGGATGTCAGGATCGGCAGCGACACCGTACTGGTGGCGCCGGTCGTCGTCGGCGACGGCGCCTACACCGGTGCCGGGGCGATCGTCAAGCAGGACGTCGCTCCAGGTGCGCTCGCCATCACCGAGGGGCGGCAGCGCACCATCGAAGGCTGGGTCGAGCGTTCCCGGCCCGGGACGGCGGCCGCCCTGGCCGCCCGCCGGGCACAGGAGACGTCGGCGACAAAAGAGGCACTCGCGGCCGCGGAGCCGCTAACCATGAACTAG
- a CDS encoding ABC transporter substrate-binding protein, producing the protein MTALTVALVTPLTGPDAAQGLASLRGLTLWARDEHVPLPWTEISVTAYDAYPDPAAAMRTAAAARPAAILGPFGRRAALAAVAATDRVVFNVGAPITRFMRQTYPKVINVAAPSSTWPRQVLALVRSADRTARKAAVLLAAGDFAIETTASIKAAGRSLGFDVTTSTFGPGQAALAASRLPAADVLIVHADPDDELTAAGALLRRSWRAAAFSTAVSTQVAASFGDASDGLLAPGSWLPDSKAETATGPTAWQFTGEFHALHGTPPTATAAWTYVSGLILGACIRRSGSIDDQAVLTAARGMDTTTLLGRFRLDETTGLQVGHQIPIVQWQSGASWTVWPREGARARFAHPRWQARTANPGFTPRTFH; encoded by the coding sequence ATGACCGCTCTGACCGTCGCGCTTGTCACGCCTCTCACCGGTCCCGACGCGGCGCAGGGCCTGGCCAGCCTGCGCGGCCTGACACTGTGGGCCCGGGACGAGCACGTTCCCCTGCCCTGGACTGAGATCAGCGTGACGGCCTACGACGCGTACCCGGATCCGGCCGCGGCCATGCGCACCGCCGCGGCCGCGCGGCCGGCGGCGATCCTGGGCCCGTTCGGCCGGCGCGCGGCCCTGGCCGCCGTCGCCGCGACCGACCGGGTCGTGTTCAACGTCGGCGCGCCGATCACCCGGTTCATGCGGCAGACCTATCCCAAGGTCATCAACGTGGCCGCGCCGTCGTCGACGTGGCCGCGCCAGGTGCTCGCGCTGGTCCGGTCGGCCGACCGGACCGCGCGCAAGGCGGCCGTGCTGCTCGCCGCCGGCGACTTCGCGATCGAGACCACGGCGAGCATCAAGGCCGCCGGGCGCTCGCTCGGCTTCGACGTCACCACCAGCACGTTCGGCCCGGGCCAGGCGGCTCTCGCGGCCAGCCGGCTGCCGGCGGCCGACGTGCTGATCGTGCACGCCGACCCGGACGACGAGCTGACCGCTGCCGGCGCCCTGCTGCGCCGGTCCTGGCGGGCCGCGGCGTTCTCGACCGCCGTCAGCACCCAGGTCGCGGCGAGCTTCGGCGACGCCAGCGACGGCCTGCTCGCCCCCGGCAGCTGGCTGCCGGACAGCAAGGCCGAGACCGCCACCGGGCCGACGGCCTGGCAGTTCACCGGCGAGTTCCACGCGCTGCACGGCACCCCGCCGACGGCGACCGCCGCCTGGACGTACGTGTCCGGGCTGATCCTGGGCGCCTGCATCCGCCGGTCCGGAAGCATCGACGACCAGGCGGTGCTCACCGCCGCCCGGGGCATGGACACGACCACGCTGCTCGGCCGGTTCCGGCTCGACGAGACGACGGGCCTGCAGGTCGGCCACCAGATCCCCATCGTGCAGTGGCAGTCCGGCGCATCCTGGACGGTCTGGCCGCGCGAGGGCGCCCGCGCCCGGTTCGCCCACCCACGCTGGCAGGCCCGGACCGCGAACCCCGGCTTCACCCCGCGCACGTTCCACTGA
- a CDS encoding YdcF family protein has translation MSSGPTAALPGVPDAPAGLERVGAGTPTGAANPGPAPSTPRGLRRRRLLRGAAGLLIVGFLLTTAKLYVFPKRDAPVPVDAIVMFAGSTGRLELAVTLARDGYAPVLAVSQPTPADPCPPDTIAGVEVICFHPKPLTTQGEARWTGATARARGWRSILVITSTPQDTRARLRLSRCYDGHVRVMSVDAPNRPTWAYMVAYEWAATVKALTLQRSC, from the coding sequence ATGTCGTCTGGACCGACCGCGGCGCTGCCTGGAGTCCCGGACGCACCGGCCGGGCTGGAGCGGGTCGGCGCTGGCACGCCGACGGGAGCGGCCAACCCCGGCCCGGCGCCGAGCACGCCGCGTGGACTGCGGCGGCGGCGGTTGCTGCGCGGCGCGGCCGGGCTGCTCATCGTCGGCTTCCTGCTGACGACGGCGAAGCTGTACGTGTTCCCGAAGCGGGACGCCCCGGTGCCCGTCGACGCGATCGTGATGTTCGCCGGCAGCACCGGGCGGCTGGAGCTGGCGGTGACCCTGGCTCGGGACGGCTACGCCCCGGTCCTGGCCGTCTCCCAGCCGACCCCGGCCGACCCCTGCCCACCCGACACCATCGCCGGAGTCGAGGTCATCTGCTTCCACCCGAAGCCGCTGACCACGCAGGGCGAGGCCCGCTGGACAGGCGCGACGGCCCGGGCCCGCGGCTGGCGGTCCATCCTCGTGATCACCTCGACGCCCCAGGACACCCGCGCCCGGCTACGGCTGAGCCGCTGCTACGACGGCCACGTCCGGGTCATGAGCGTCGACGCACCGAACCGCCCAACCTGGGCCTACATGGTCGCCTACGAATGGGCCGCGACGGTGAAGGCCCTGACGCTCCAGCGCTCCTGCTGA
- a CDS encoding rRNA adenine dimethyltransferase family protein — protein sequence MAEAGGRPRGGAPTAVPGGGLLSGADIRAIAAALDLRPTKRRGQNFLVDPNTVRRLVRLAGIGPDDVVLEVGPGIGSLTLGLLGVARRVLAVEVDPALAAALPATAAARLEPATAARLTVLTKDALRLVPADLPGELPSPTSSASPAGPASSGGPVGAAERASPAGLAADAAGLVGPAGPANAAGPVGSAGPAGAAGAPMVLAANLPYNIAVPLLLGLLERIPSLERGLVMVQAEVADRLTSPPGGRVYGVPSVKLAWYAEVRPAGPVPRSVFWPVPNVDSGLVAFARRPAPAPAALRPEVFAAIDAAFAQRRKTLRTALAGWAGSPAAVDRLARAAGVDPGARGETLDVAAYCRLAAARAETPAAPGTLQP from the coding sequence GTGGCGGAGGCTGGCGGCAGGCCGCGGGGCGGCGCCCCGACGGCGGTGCCCGGGGGCGGGCTGCTGTCCGGGGCGGACATCCGGGCGATCGCGGCTGCCCTGGATCTGCGGCCGACGAAGCGGCGCGGGCAGAACTTCCTGGTCGACCCGAACACGGTCCGCCGGCTGGTGCGGCTGGCCGGGATCGGGCCGGATGACGTCGTCCTCGAGGTAGGCCCGGGGATCGGCTCGCTCACCCTCGGCCTGCTCGGGGTGGCGCGACGCGTGCTCGCCGTCGAGGTCGACCCGGCTCTGGCCGCCGCCCTGCCGGCGACGGCCGCGGCCCGGCTGGAGCCGGCGACGGCGGCCCGCCTGACCGTGCTGACCAAGGACGCGCTGCGGCTCGTCCCCGCCGACCTGCCCGGCGAGCTGCCTTCGCCGACCAGCTCCGCCAGCCCCGCTGGACCCGCCAGTTCGGGCGGCCCGGTTGGCGCTGCCGAGCGCGCAAGCCCTGCTGGCCTGGCCGCCGACGCTGCCGGCCTGGTTGGACCCGCGGGCCCGGCCAACGCTGCTGGCCCGGTTGGCTCTGCTGGCCCGGCCGGCGCGGCTGGGGCTCCCATGGTCCTCGCGGCGAACCTGCCGTACAACATCGCCGTTCCACTGCTGCTCGGCCTGTTGGAACGGATTCCGTCGCTGGAGCGCGGACTGGTGATGGTCCAGGCGGAGGTCGCCGATCGGCTGACCTCCCCGCCCGGCGGCCGGGTCTACGGGGTGCCGAGCGTCAAGCTCGCGTGGTACGCCGAGGTGCGCCCGGCCGGTCCGGTGCCGAGGTCGGTCTTCTGGCCGGTGCCGAACGTCGACTCCGGCCTGGTCGCCTTCGCCCGGCGGCCCGCCCCGGCGCCGGCGGCGCTGCGCCCGGAGGTCTTCGCCGCGATCGACGCGGCCTTCGCCCAGCGCCGCAAGACGCTGCGGACTGCGCTCGCCGGCTGGGCCGGCTCGCCGGCCGCCGTCGACCGGCTGGCCCGTGCCGCCGGCGTCGACCCCGGCGCCCGGGGCGAGACCCTCGACGTCGCCGCCTACTGCAGGCTTGCGGCCGCCCGCGCCGAGACCCCAGCCGCGCCGGGCACGCTCCAGCCGTGA
- a CDS encoding tryptophan--tRNA ligase has product MAHEDSHDGSRRGQKVSLTGIKPTGEPHLGNYIGAIRPALEMASSYESIYFIADYHALTSVRDRASLAGWTRSVGATWVALGLDPKQTIFYRQSDVPEIFELTWVLSCVTGKGLMNRAHAYKAARDRNAGAGVTDLDAGINMGLFSYPVLMAVDILIMNTDVVPVGQDQVQHVEIAADIAGSFNHLFGDVFTLRIPEAVTPPGDTGRVLPGLDGRKMSKSYGNTIPLFAPEARLRKLVRSIKSDSTPVEEPKDPDTSAAFQLYENFATPGDIAEMRRRLEAGGTGWGDLKNALFEAINTRLTPLRERYEELMVPGSELDRILADGAEQARDRARPVLAGVRQAVGIDTL; this is encoded by the coding sequence GTGGCACATGAGGACTCGCACGACGGCTCGCGCCGGGGTCAGAAGGTCTCGCTCACCGGGATAAAGCCGACCGGTGAGCCGCATCTGGGCAACTACATCGGGGCGATCCGCCCGGCGCTGGAGATGGCCTCGTCCTACGAGTCGATCTACTTCATCGCTGACTACCACGCGCTGACCTCGGTCCGGGACCGGGCGTCGCTGGCGGGCTGGACCCGTTCGGTGGGTGCCACCTGGGTCGCCCTCGGCCTGGACCCGAAGCAGACGATCTTCTACCGGCAGTCGGACGTGCCGGAGATCTTCGAGCTGACCTGGGTGCTGTCCTGCGTCACCGGCAAGGGCCTGATGAACCGGGCCCACGCCTACAAGGCGGCCCGGGACCGCAATGCCGGGGCGGGGGTCACCGACCTGGACGCCGGCATCAACATGGGCCTGTTCAGTTACCCCGTGCTGATGGCGGTCGACATCCTCATCATGAACACCGACGTGGTGCCGGTCGGGCAGGACCAGGTCCAGCACGTGGAGATCGCGGCCGACATCGCCGGCTCCTTCAACCACCTGTTCGGCGACGTCTTCACGCTGCGGATCCCGGAGGCCGTCACCCCGCCGGGCGACACCGGACGCGTGCTGCCTGGCCTGGACGGCCGCAAGATGAGCAAGTCCTACGGCAACACGATCCCGCTGTTCGCCCCGGAGGCGCGGCTGCGCAAGCTGGTCCGCTCGATCAAGAGCGACAGCACCCCGGTGGAGGAGCCGAAGGACCCGGACACCTCGGCCGCCTTCCAGCTCTACGAGAACTTCGCCACGCCCGGCGACATCGCCGAGATGCGGCGGCGGCTCGAAGCCGGCGGCACCGGCTGGGGCGACCTGAAGAACGCCCTGTTCGAGGCGATCAACACCCGGCTCACGCCCCTGCGGGAGCGCTACGAGGAACTGATGGTTCCTGGCAGCGAGCTCGACCGCATCCTCGCCGACGGCGCCGAGCAGGCCCGCGATCGTGCCCGCCCGGTGCTCGCCGGCGTCCGCCAGGCGGTCGGCATCGACACGCTGTAA
- a CDS encoding phospholipid carrier-dependent glycosyltransferase: protein MPTDRVAGWLATLAITLVAGALRLWRITVPKRIYFDEVYYTRDSWGLLTHGYEVDTRDWGSKNGCDPVSAGYVVHPPLGKWFMAASEKLFGYIDCTGRAHGDPYLGWRFASAFFGTLAVLVLIRVARRMFRSTVLGCFAGIAFGFDGLEFVQSRIGILDIFLMSLLVLALACLVLDRDQGRARLADRVAALGLGPDLVAASVAAEGSGKAVDRALTRDLRFGPRLGFRPWRLLAGFFLGASMGVKWSGLYTLVGFAMLAIAWDVGARRTAGAKAPVRGALRRDLPAWFGCYVPLPAGTFLVTWTGWFVTDGGYDRHLYGNGFTAMWRGWWAYQHLILQFHEHLDAPHPAKSAPFSWLILGRPVPYDYVGTPTGQRSQIGGMVCRAADGCSQEILAIGNPAVWWVGSACLVGMIVLWAWRRDWRAALVVVGFGTSFLPWELFPSRTMFFFYALPLLPFLVLGITATAGLALGPREAGDGRRLVGALAVGIYLIATVLLFAYFYPILSDQMIPLSGWRARMWFPGWV from the coding sequence ATGCCGACCGACCGGGTGGCCGGCTGGCTCGCCACGCTGGCGATCACACTGGTCGCCGGCGCGCTGCGGCTGTGGCGGATCACCGTGCCCAAGCGGATCTATTTCGACGAGGTCTACTACACCAGGGACTCCTGGGGCCTGCTGACCCACGGCTACGAGGTCGACACCCGGGACTGGGGCTCCAAGAACGGCTGCGACCCGGTCTCGGCCGGGTATGTGGTGCATCCGCCGCTGGGCAAGTGGTTCATGGCGGCGTCGGAGAAGCTGTTCGGTTATATCGACTGCACCGGCCGGGCCCATGGTGACCCGTATCTGGGTTGGCGGTTCGCCTCTGCCTTTTTCGGGACGCTGGCTGTTCTGGTGCTCATCCGGGTGGCCCGGCGGATGTTCCGGTCGACGGTTCTGGGTTGCTTTGCCGGTATCGCGTTCGGTTTTGACGGGCTGGAGTTCGTCCAGAGCAGGATCGGGATTCTGGACATCTTCCTGATGTCGTTGCTCGTGTTGGCGTTGGCGTGTCTGGTGCTGGACCGGGATCAGGGCCGGGCGCGGCTGGCCGACCGGGTGGCGGCGTTGGGGCTGGGCCCGGACCTGGTGGCGGCTTCGGTGGCGGCGGAGGGTTCGGGGAAGGCCGTGGACCGGGCGCTGACGCGGGACCTGCGGTTCGGCCCACGGTTGGGGTTCCGCCCGTGGCGGCTGCTGGCCGGGTTCTTCCTGGGCGCGTCGATGGGTGTGAAATGGAGTGGCCTGTACACGCTGGTCGGGTTTGCGATGCTGGCGATCGCGTGGGACGTGGGCGCGCGGCGGACGGCCGGGGCGAAGGCCCCGGTCCGCGGCGCCCTGCGGCGGGATCTGCCAGCGTGGTTCGGCTGCTATGTGCCGTTGCCGGCCGGGACGTTTCTGGTGACGTGGACGGGCTGGTTCGTGACGGATGGCGGTTATGACCGTCATCTGTATGGCAATGGTTTCACCGCGATGTGGCGTGGCTGGTGGGCGTACCAGCACTTGATCCTGCAGTTCCACGAGCATCTGGACGCGCCACATCCCGCCAAGTCGGCGCCGTTCAGCTGGCTGATCCTGGGCCGTCCGGTGCCGTATGACTACGTCGGGACGCCGACCGGGCAGAGGTCCCAGATCGGCGGAATGGTCTGCCGTGCTGCCGACGGCTGCTCACAGGAGATCCTGGCGATCGGCAACCCGGCCGTCTGGTGGGTCGGGTCCGCCTGCCTGGTCGGGATGATCGTGCTGTGGGCCTGGCGGCGGGACTGGCGGGCGGCGCTGGTCGTGGTCGGCTTCGGCACGTCGTTCCTGCCGTGGGAGCTGTTCCCGAGCCGGACCATGTTCTTCTTCTACGCGCTGCCGCTGTTGCCGTTCCTCGTCCTCGGTATCACCGCGACGGCCGGCCTCGCGCTCGGCCCACGAGAGGCCGGCGACGGCAGGCGGCTCGTGGGAGCCCTGGCCGTCGGCATCTACCTGATCGCCACTGTCCTGCTGTTCGCCTACTTCTACCCGATCCTCTCCGACCAGATGATCCCCCTGTCCGGCTGGCGCGCCCGCATGTGGTTCCCCGGCTGGGTTTAG
- a CDS encoding ribose-phosphate diphosphokinase yields MGYQTENRRNLMLFTGRAHPELAAEVASTLGVRTVPTSAYDFANGEIFVRFQESVRGCDAFVLQAHSAPVNTWLMEQLIMVDALKRASAKRITVVAPFYPYARQDKKHRGREPISARLIADLFKTAGADRLMSVDLHTAQIQGFFDGPVDHLFALPLLADYIERRVDAAEVTIVAPDSGRVRVAERWTDRLSCPLAIIHKRRDKDVPNQVKMFEVVGQVAGRTCVIVDDMIDTAGTITKAAEALKANGAATVIAAATHGVLSGPAIDRLKNSPISEVVLTNTLPLPADAQIDKITELSIAPLLAAAIREVFEDGSVTSLFGGDA; encoded by the coding sequence GTGGGCTACCAGACGGAGAACCGGCGCAACCTCATGCTCTTCACGGGCCGAGCCCACCCCGAGCTCGCCGCCGAGGTGGCGTCGACCCTGGGCGTACGCACGGTACCGACCAGCGCCTACGACTTCGCCAACGGAGAGATCTTCGTTCGGTTCCAGGAGTCGGTGCGCGGCTGCGACGCGTTCGTGCTGCAGGCGCACTCAGCCCCGGTGAACACCTGGCTGATGGAACAGCTGATCATGGTTGACGCGCTGAAGCGCGCGTCGGCCAAGCGGATCACCGTCGTGGCGCCGTTCTACCCGTACGCGCGGCAGGACAAGAAGCACCGCGGCCGGGAGCCGATCTCCGCCCGGCTGATCGCCGACCTGTTCAAGACCGCCGGAGCGGACCGGCTGATGTCCGTCGACCTGCACACCGCGCAGATCCAGGGCTTCTTCGACGGCCCGGTCGACCACCTGTTCGCGCTGCCGCTGCTCGCCGACTACATCGAGCGCAGGGTGGACGCGGCCGAGGTCACCATCGTCGCGCCCGACTCGGGCCGGGTCCGGGTCGCTGAGCGCTGGACCGACCGGCTGAGCTGCCCGCTGGCGATCATCCACAAGCGCCGCGACAAGGACGTCCCGAACCAGGTCAAGATGTTCGAGGTCGTCGGCCAGGTCGCCGGACGGACCTGCGTCATCGTCGACGACATGATCGACACCGCCGGCACCATCACCAAGGCGGCCGAGGCGCTGAAGGCCAACGGCGCGGCGACCGTGATCGCCGCGGCCACCCACGGCGTGCTGTCCGGCCCGGCCATCGACCGGCTGAAGAACTCGCCGATCAGCGAGGTCGTGCTGACCAACACGCTGCCGCTGCCGGCCGACGCCCAGATCGACAAGATCACCGAGCTGTCGATCGCCCCGCTGCTGGCAGCCGCGATCCGCGAGGTCTTCGAGGACGGCTCCGTAACCAGCCTCTTCGGCGGCGACGCCTAA
- a CDS encoding TatD family hydrolase, whose amino-acid sequence MSGANARAKDTGRKGDPPPPPEPLDIEIIDSHCHLDLMDAIPAEAVAAARAVGIRRMVTVGVDLATSRWQAAVAAEFPDVYAAVAIHPNEAARGVDEATFAELTTLARLPQVRAVGETGLDYFRTPPEQHAAQQESFRRHISIAKETGRPLMIHDREAHDDTLRILAEEGAPATVVFHAFSGDAEMAKACAAAGYVMSFAGNVTFKNAEQLRAAAAVAPRELLLVETDAPFLTPMPFRGRPNGPYLAPLTLRAIAEVRAEAVDELAATVAATAERVFGPW is encoded by the coding sequence GTGAGTGGCGCGAACGCGCGGGCCAAGGATACCGGCCGCAAGGGGGATCCGCCGCCACCGCCGGAGCCGCTGGACATCGAGATCATCGACAGCCACTGCCATCTGGACCTGATGGACGCGATTCCGGCCGAGGCCGTCGCCGCGGCCCGGGCGGTCGGCATCCGCCGGATGGTCACCGTGGGCGTGGACCTGGCGACGAGCCGTTGGCAGGCCGCGGTCGCCGCCGAGTTCCCGGACGTCTACGCCGCGGTCGCGATCCATCCCAACGAGGCGGCCCGCGGTGTCGACGAGGCCACGTTCGCCGAGCTCACCACCCTCGCCCGGCTGCCCCAGGTCCGGGCGGTCGGGGAGACCGGGCTCGACTACTTCCGCACCCCGCCGGAGCAGCACGCGGCCCAGCAGGAGAGCTTTCGCCGGCACATCTCGATCGCCAAGGAGACCGGCCGGCCCCTGATGATCCATGACCGGGAGGCGCACGACGACACGCTGCGCATCCTGGCCGAGGAGGGGGCGCCGGCCACGGTCGTCTTCCACGCGTTCTCCGGCGACGCCGAGATGGCGAAGGCCTGCGCGGCAGCCGGGTACGTGATGTCGTTCGCCGGCAACGTCACCTTCAAGAACGCCGAGCAGCTTCGCGCCGCTGCGGCGGTGGCCCCGCGTGAGCTGTTGCTGGTCGAGACCGACGCGCCGTTCCTGACCCCGATGCCGTTCCGCGGCCGGCCGAACGGCCCCTACCTGGCGCCGCTGACGCTGCGCGCGATCGCCGAGGTCCGGGCCGAGGCGGTCGACGAGCTGGCCGCGACCGTCGCGGCGACCGCTGAGCGCGTCTTCGGGCCCTGGTAG
- the rsmI gene encoding 16S rRNA (cytidine(1402)-2'-O)-methyltransferase, producing MTGVLIVCGAPIGEPRDASPRLAEVLATADVVAAEDTRRVRRLAHALGVTIAGRVTSCYDAVEGARAATLTEYLLAGQTVALITDAGMPAVSDPGFRVVAAAAVAGVPVTVVPGPSAVTAALAVSGLPSDRFTFEGFLPRRGGERRSRLRELAAERRTMVFLEAPHRLASSLADLAAVFGADRAAVACRELTKKWQEIVRGDLGRLAGWATDGREIRGEFTLVVAGAAAGPRRLGFADLAEMSANPGNSIPQDAVLDDLRPPGPPTAAELAAAVAHQEAAGLSRAEARRAVMDHFGVSRAAVYEALVASRASDAKGR from the coding sequence ATGACCGGGGTGCTGATCGTGTGTGGGGCGCCGATCGGCGAGCCGCGGGACGCGAGCCCGCGGCTCGCCGAGGTACTGGCCACCGCGGACGTCGTCGCCGCCGAGGACACCCGCCGGGTGCGCCGGCTCGCCCACGCCCTGGGAGTGACCATCGCCGGCCGGGTGACGTCCTGCTACGACGCCGTCGAGGGCGCCCGGGCCGCGACGCTGACCGAATACCTGCTCGCCGGGCAGACGGTCGCGCTGATCACCGATGCGGGGATGCCGGCCGTCTCCGACCCCGGGTTCCGCGTGGTCGCCGCCGCGGCCGTGGCCGGGGTGCCCGTCACGGTCGTGCCCGGGCCGTCCGCGGTCACGGCGGCGCTGGCGGTCAGTGGTCTGCCCAGCGACCGGTTCACCTTCGAGGGCTTCCTGCCCCGGCGCGGTGGGGAGCGCCGGAGCCGGCTGCGCGAGCTCGCGGCCGAGCGGCGCACAATGGTCTTCCTGGAGGCGCCGCACCGGCTGGCCTCCAGCCTGGCCGACCTGGCCGCCGTCTTCGGCGCCGACCGCGCCGCCGTCGCCTGCCGCGAGCTGACCAAGAAATGGCAGGAGATCGTCCGCGGCGATCTCGGCCGGCTCGCGGGCTGGGCCACCGACGGCCGCGAGATCCGCGGCGAGTTCACCCTTGTCGTCGCGGGCGCCGCCGCCGGCCCGCGCCGGCTCGGGTTCGCCGACCTGGCTGAGATGTCAGCGAACCCGGGAAACTCGATCCCGCAGGACGCGGTCCTGGATGACCTCAGGCCTCCTGGCCCCCCGACCGCCGCCGAACTGGCCGCCGCGGTCGCCCACCAGGAGGCCGCTGGGCTCTCCCGGGCCGAGGCCCGCCGCGCCGTCATGGACCATTTCGGCGTCAGCCGGGCGGCTGTCTACGAAGCTCTCGTCGCCAGCCGCGCGAGCGACGCGAAGGGCCGGTGA